One genomic segment of Clostridium saccharoperbutylacetonicum N1-4(HMT) includes these proteins:
- a CDS encoding phage tail protein, with product MSEGYVFTQGDIKIAPYEFQKIKELKIIRELNEHAKLFISGIISDENIDKYVEEASAEEIIKVSAKDDENNEVTLFEGIVTKVGIKASNDVRTLEIEALSKTFLMDIKKINNSYQNKKLTYEEIFEQKNSSYGDAIMVDNVTNNTKIDEFIVQYKETDWEFLKRLASYFNMALVPECQREGIKYSIGGAGITKVHEINEFNYSIQKGLQEYNDKASNEDYELDDINLISYEVVTNQIIGLYNKVNFKGRNLLVHKCEIKMVGGVLSNKYILRDENGMKVKKLYNDKIVGISLQGRVLDVQRDKVKVSLEIDGSPKDSGKARWFEFATIFSQPDGTGWYCMPEIKDVVRLYFPDNEEKTAYVVSSMHYDAVSSSKRSNPSIKSISTKYGKEIIMSPGSVEIIGNGNLLMKMSDDGGIEVNSNKKIILDAKDDIEITGGAKIQIKGNKGIKLTQADASILIKDEITMSGAKVNVQD from the coding sequence ATGAGTGAGGGATATGTATTTACACAAGGGGATATTAAAATAGCACCATATGAATTTCAAAAGATTAAAGAACTTAAAATAATAAGAGAATTAAATGAGCATGCAAAACTTTTTATAAGTGGAATCATAAGTGATGAAAACATAGATAAGTATGTTGAAGAAGCAAGTGCAGAAGAAATTATTAAAGTATCTGCAAAAGATGATGAAAATAATGAAGTTACTTTATTTGAAGGAATAGTTACAAAGGTAGGAATAAAAGCAAGTAATGATGTGAGAACCTTAGAAATAGAGGCTTTAAGTAAAACCTTTCTAATGGATATAAAGAAAATTAATAACTCATATCAAAATAAAAAGCTAACTTATGAAGAAATTTTTGAACAGAAAAATAGTAGTTATGGTGATGCTATTATGGTGGACAATGTTACTAATAACACTAAAATTGATGAATTTATTGTTCAATATAAAGAAACAGATTGGGAGTTTTTAAAAAGATTAGCTTCATATTTCAATATGGCATTAGTACCTGAATGTCAGAGAGAAGGAATAAAATATTCCATAGGTGGAGCTGGAATAACAAAGGTTCATGAGATTAATGAATTTAATTATTCAATACAAAAAGGCTTACAAGAATATAATGATAAAGCTTCAAATGAAGATTATGAATTAGATGATATAAATCTAATAAGTTATGAGGTTGTAACTAATCAAATAATAGGGTTATATAATAAAGTTAATTTTAAAGGAAGAAACCTTTTGGTACATAAATGTGAAATTAAAATGGTTGGAGGAGTTCTTTCAAACAAATACATACTAAGAGACGAAAATGGAATGAAAGTTAAAAAACTTTATAATGATAAGATAGTTGGAATTTCACTTCAAGGAAGAGTATTAGATGTTCAAAGAGATAAAGTAAAAGTTTCCTTAGAAATAGATGGTAGTCCAAAGGATAGTGGAAAGGCAAGATGGTTTGAATTTGCAACAATATTTTCACAACCAGATGGTACAGGCTGGTACTGTATGCCTGAAATTAAAGATGTAGTTAGATTATATTTTCCAGATAATGAAGAAAAGACTGCATATGTTGTTAGTTCAATGCATTATGATGCTGTGAGTTCAAGTAAGAGAAGTAATCCGAGTATAAAAAGTATAAGTACAAAATATGGAAAAGAAATCATTATGAGTCCAGGTTCTGTAGAAATAATAGGAAATGGAAATCTTCTTATGAAAATGTCTGATGATGGTGGAATAGAAGTAAATAGTAATAAAAAAATAATACTAGATGCTAAAGATGACATAGAAATTACTGGTGGAGCTAAAATTCAAATTAAGGGTAATAAGGGAATTAAATTAACTCAAGCAGATGCAAGTATATTAATAAAAGATGAGATAACAATGAGTGGAGCAAAAGTAAATGTTCAAGATTAA
- a CDS encoding DUF4280 domain-containing protein, translating to MIGSAAYVVRGARMVCNKGTEITRINLPASHGSYSKGNPIMIESDNVVGPNISEFGICSGACPSNGSNEKTKRCQIRILNKWLNAKEDTLIDGGAALTTASILICAYGGVIRFITDGQE from the coding sequence TTGATAGGAAGTGCTGCTTATGTAGTCAGAGGAGCAAGAATGGTATGCAATAAAGGAACTGAAATAACAAGAATAAATCTGCCAGCTAGTCATGGGTCATATTCAAAAGGAAATCCAATAATGATTGAAAGTGATAATGTAGTTGGACCCAACATAAGTGAATTTGGAATATGCAGTGGAGCATGTCCATCAAATGGAAGCAATGAAAAAACGAAAAGGTGCCAAATAAGGATATTGAACAAGTGGTTAAATGCTAAAGAAGATACATTAATTGATGGTGGGGCAGCGTTAACTACAGCATCAATTTTAATATGTGCTTATGGAGGAGTAATAAGATTTATTACAGATGGACAAGAGTAG
- a CDS encoding phage late control gene D protein encodes MGEIHKLRVKSPYELMKLVDIKIENKPNKHGYLYLKGLIEDNINFDAAIKASTKDEISVYEEMGAASDEETLNINQADERNSRRLFSGIVQNIKTTNENGIYYIEIQALTSSSKLDIKEKSRSFQNVNMTYDDLIKEIIKDYSGFTFTQNAGSGQKINKPLFQYKETDWKFLKRIASELNSELYCDIINSNYLFNFGIAYNKNYEIDDNIEYNAFKDIRSFYKAGGKNAGYADTDFFYYEVEKKDVFEINAEIKYKQKNLYVREYEAYKNNEEIFYKYKLCVKKGKWQGEIKNKALKGVTLEGKVIAVQKEQVKLHLNIDEKQEDSTAYWFNYRPPSVNIMYSMPLVGESVKLYFPNENSEIPIVTGCIRKNGETCAQTAEPENRYLQTEHGNEIAMLPEVLSIKAGKRKTLSITFNDKTGVHLKSHKGLKLNADEEIIIKTRKRVKIKAHSQLVLIKRNKSHGVSIDGDINIKGNNVIMNGSSREAYAPLIEMGGGR; translated from the coding sequence ATGGGAGAAATTCATAAACTTAGGGTAAAATCGCCCTATGAGTTAATGAAGCTTGTAGATATAAAAATAGAAAATAAGCCTAATAAACATGGTTATTTATATTTAAAAGGGTTGATCGAAGATAATATAAATTTTGATGCTGCCATTAAAGCTTCCACAAAAGATGAAATAAGCGTTTATGAAGAAATGGGAGCTGCAAGTGATGAAGAAACCTTAAACATAAATCAAGCTGATGAAAGAAATAGCAGAAGGTTATTTTCGGGAATAGTTCAAAATATTAAAACCACAAACGAAAATGGAATTTACTATATAGAAATTCAAGCTTTAACTTCAAGTTCAAAATTAGATATAAAGGAAAAAAGCAGATCATTTCAAAATGTTAATATGACTTATGATGACTTAATAAAAGAAATAATAAAGGATTATTCAGGTTTTACCTTTACGCAAAATGCAGGAAGTGGACAAAAAATAAATAAACCTTTATTTCAATATAAGGAAACAGATTGGAAGTTTTTAAAGAGAATTGCCAGTGAATTAAATTCAGAATTATATTGCGATATAATAAATTCTAATTATTTGTTTAATTTTGGAATAGCTTATAATAAGAATTATGAAATAGACGATAATATAGAGTACAATGCTTTTAAAGATATAAGAAGTTTTTATAAAGCTGGAGGAAAAAATGCAGGATATGCTGATACAGATTTTTTCTATTATGAGGTAGAGAAAAAGGATGTCTTTGAAATAAATGCAGAAATTAAATATAAACAAAAGAATCTATATGTAAGAGAATATGAAGCTTATAAAAATAATGAAGAAATATTTTATAAGTACAAGCTATGTGTGAAAAAGGGAAAATGGCAAGGGGAAATTAAAAATAAAGCCTTAAAAGGAGTAACCCTTGAAGGAAAAGTAATAGCAGTCCAAAAGGAACAGGTGAAGCTTCATTTAAATATAGATGAAAAGCAGGAAGACAGTACTGCTTACTGGTTTAACTATAGACCACCATCAGTAAACATAATGTATTCAATGCCATTAGTAGGAGAAAGCGTGAAGCTTTATTTCCCAAATGAAAACAGTGAGATTCCAATTGTTACAGGGTGCATTAGGAAAAATGGAGAAACTTGTGCACAAACAGCAGAGCCAGAAAATAGATATCTTCAAACAGAGCATGGCAACGAAATAGCTATGTTACCAGAGGTTTTAAGTATAAAAGCTGGAAAAAGAAAAACTTTAAGTATAACCTTTAATGATAAGACAGGGGTTCATCTTAAAAGTCACAAAGGATTAAAGCTAAATGCAGATGAAGAAATAATAATAAAAACACGTAAGAGAGTGAAAATAAAAGCTCATAGTCAACTCGTACTGATTAAAAGGAATAAATCCCATGGGGTCTCAATAGATGGGGATATAAACATAAAAGGAAATAATGTAATAATGAATGGAAGTAGTAGAGAAGCTTATGCACCTCTTATAGAAATGGGAGGTGGAAGATAA
- a CDS encoding N-acetylmuramoyl-L-alanine amidase family protein encodes MSDNQNGWVKDGAWYYYSDGEVTTGWKQIDGDWYYFNSPGGSMGWSKVVGNYYLGSDGRMVTNEGWQQDEKGVYYYVGANEKVFRGWKQVGDYWYYFYDDASMAWGRTVDDCYLNLDGQWVRSEGWQKNEKGVYYYVGANERVFKGWNKVGSKFYYFNEPGGSMTWDNTIDGFYLNDDGEMTSGTGWLKNNNTGDWYYYSDGRMKTGWVQYGNSWYYMDSDGKMATGWRKVNGFWYYLNSTGEMATGWINDGNGWYYLYANGSMTWNNTVDGYHLDSTGKMVTGTGWKYVDSWWYYLNDDKVATGWLFDKGNWYYLYPKGSMAKSTTIDGWKVDSSGKWIADKVASGADLKSRMQRLPGESTEYDPDTGVYFDPNTGEIEDLSTSYSKLPGENLYYKTGENKKYFDPAIYKQFINKNDSIYTDKTDETDNDTSYKKGDGNWLYDFALDNNVSLERGDKKELSFSTLGIKLKAELSTVIQTNSSAPINFTDDECQVSLPDGSEVDLSKKGELTASESISAKGYKVQIGCKIDLKDSSVFLACSYTPRKSGSPKVELKISISINNIEAITIAAAGAAITIATDGMDLPVLLAALGEEASGVIWAIGRMLTVAKFAT; translated from the coding sequence ATGAGTGATAATCAAAATGGATGGGTAAAGGATGGAGCATGGTACTATTATTCTGATGGTGAAGTGACTACAGGTTGGAAACAAATAGATGGAGACTGGTACTATTTTAACTCGCCTGGAGGCTCAATGGGTTGGAGTAAAGTAGTTGGTAATTATTATTTGGGTTCAGATGGTAGAATGGTAACCAACGAAGGCTGGCAACAAGACGAAAAGGGCGTATATTATTATGTAGGGGCCAATGAAAAAGTATTTAGAGGGTGGAAACAAGTAGGTGACTACTGGTATTATTTTTATGATGATGCATCTATGGCTTGGGGAAGAACAGTTGATGATTGTTATTTGAATCTTGATGGTCAATGGGTAAGAAGTGAAGGCTGGCAAAAAAATGAGAAGGGTGTATATTATTATGTAGGGGCCAATGAAAGAGTCTTTAAAGGTTGGAATAAAGTAGGAAGTAAATTCTATTATTTTAATGAGCCTGGTGGATCTATGACATGGGATAACACTATTGATGGATTTTATTTGAATGATGATGGTGAAATGACTAGTGGGACAGGATGGCTAAAAAATAATAACACTGGGGATTGGTACTATTATTCTGATGGAAGAATGAAAACAGGCTGGGTTCAATATGGCAATAGCTGGTACTATATGGATTCTGATGGGAAAATGGCAACTGGATGGAGAAAGGTAAATGGTTTTTGGTACTATCTTAATTCTACAGGTGAAATGGCAACAGGTTGGATAAATGATGGGAATGGGTGGTATTATTTATATGCTAATGGGTCAATGACATGGAATAATACAGTAGATGGTTATCATTTAGATAGCACAGGGAAAATGGTTACAGGTACAGGTTGGAAATATGTAGATAGCTGGTGGTATTATCTTAATGATGATAAAGTTGCTACTGGTTGGCTTTTTGATAAAGGTAATTGGTACTATTTATATCCAAAAGGATCGATGGCAAAAAGTACAACAATTGATGGGTGGAAAGTAGATAGTAGTGGTAAATGGATAGCTGATAAAGTTGCCAGTGGGGCTGATTTAAAATCAAGAATGCAAAGATTGCCAGGCGAGTCTACAGAATATGATCCTGATACAGGAGTGTATTTTGATCCAAATACTGGAGAAATTGAAGATTTAAGTACGTCATATTCTAAACTTCCAGGGGAAAATTTATATTATAAAACAGGTGAAAATAAAAAGTATTTTGATCCAGCTATATATAAACAATTCATAAATAAAAATGATTCAATTTATACTGATAAAACTGATGAAACTGATAATGATACTAGCTACAAAAAAGGGGATGGAAATTGGTTATACGATTTTGCATTGGATAATAATGTAAGCTTGGAAAGAGGAGATAAAAAAGAATTATCATTTAGCACCTTAGGAATAAAGCTTAAAGCTGAATTAAGCACTGTAATTCAAACAAATAGTTCTGCTCCAATTAATTTTACTGATGACGAGTGTCAAGTTTCTCTGCCAGATGGTTCTGAGGTTGATTTGAGTAAGAAGGGAGAATTAACAGCAAGTGAGTCAATAAGTGCTAAAGGTTACAAAGTACAAATAGGTTGCAAAATTGATTTGAAAGATAGTAGTGTTTTTTTAGCTTGCTCATATACTCCGAGAAAGTCAGGATCACCAAAAGTCGAATTAAAAATTAGTATTTCTATAAATAATATTGAAGCAATAACAATTGCAGCAGCTGGAGCAGCAATAACTATTGCAACTGATGGCATGGATTTGCCGGTCTTATTAGCTGCATTAGGAGAAGAGGCTTCAGGTGTCATATGGGCAATTGGCAGGATGTTAACAGTAGCAAAAT